The Intestinibaculum porci DNA window GTAAAAAGATACTTCAGACAAGACCCGCGCAAGGTTATTCTCACTGATATCACTTATATTTCCTATAACGGCAATAAAAACATCTCTTATCTATGCGTATTTAAGGACGCATTTACCAATGAAATTCTTGGATGGCATATTTCTAAAAGAATGGACGTTACCCTCGTTGAAAGAGCTTATTGCATGATGATGGATCTTCATGAAAAGGAAATTGAGAAGGCATGCAAATACATGAAGGAAAATGGAAAAAAGCCTTATGTCTATATTCATTCAGACAACGGCTCTCAATACCTTTCCACCGAATTCAGAGAAATTCTAGAAGATGACGGCTTCATTCAGTCAGTATCCAGACGCGGAAACAGCCTCGATAATGCGCCAATGGAAAGCTTTTTTGGAAGAATGAAATCTATTCTAAATGAATTAGTTGAAAAATGTCCTAACTTTGATACGGTTGAAACCATGATCAAAAACTTTATGGAACAGTATAATACAGTAATACCTCAGTATGATCTGGCAGGACAGACTCCTGAAGAATACTATCGCTATATTACTGAAGGCATTTATCAGACTGATGTTTATTTCGGCGTCTCAGCCAAAGAACTCATCACCCAGGAAGAACTGGAATCCAGACGCGAACAAGCGCGTGCTGAAAGAGCTCGACGCAGAAGCAAGCAAAACGAGTCTGGTGAATCATCTTATGAGTATAAGAGCGAACAGCATCCTTTCAAAGTGGTACAGAAGGATCAGAAGGTTATTCTAGCTCGAATCAATAAGCTACAGAGACTGATTGACGAAAATACGAAAGAAGTAGAAAAACTGGATACGCTATTGGCTGATACGAATACAGCACTCAAGTTCCTAACCAAGGCATCCGATTCAGTGATCAAGTCACTGTACTATCCTAGAAACTGGCAGAATTATCCAGAGCTATCGTATGTGAACAGAACAGGAGCAATCTATTAATAATACATCAAGTCATCCACTTCTTGTTTAAAAAATCACGTAAAGTGGTTCTTTTTGTCGTACAATAAAACTCCTGATATGGATGAATAGAAGCGAAAAAATGAGGGCAAGATTCAATTGAATCTTGCCCTCATCCTTTGTGAGCTGAAAACAAGTCGTCACTGTCAATAAATAGTCCTTGACAATGGTACCAGTTTACTGAATCTTGTCCTTTTCACTTAAATAAATAATTATACACTTAATGGGTTACAAGCATT harbors:
- a CDS encoding IS3 family transposase, with amino-acid sequence MRDHPDVKISEACKIFEITSRKYRCWKKKRENPSASQIQKATEDEMIKDKMIDIVKTFGFVPGRRTFCALFTRMHFNINGQPVGEKKVTRLMQELNLFPNLRHKDAYKGQATYNHPYYNVNDYVKRYFRQDPRKVILTDITYISYNGNKNISYLCVFKDAFTNEILGWHISKRMDVTLVERAYCMMMDLHEKEIEKACKYMKENGKKPYVYIHSDNGSQYLSTEFREILEDDGFIQSVSRRGNSLDNAPMESFFGRMKSILNELVEKCPNFDTVETMIKNFMEQYNTVIPQYDLAGQTPEEYYRYITEGIYQTDVYFGVSAKELITQEELESRREQARAERARRRSKQNESGESSYEYKSEQHPFKVVQKDQKVILARINKLQRLIDENTKEVEKLDTLLADTNTALKFLTKASDSVIKSLYYPRNWQNYPELSYVNRTGAIY